A region from the Pseudomonas triticicola genome encodes:
- the lolB gene encoding lipoprotein insertase outer membrane protein LolB — translation MLLRHVIVFSFIALLAGCSGFGTRESVEGHGSPAQWAANKQQLTGLDGWQIDGKIGIRAPKDSGSGTLFWLQRQDYYDIRLSGPLGRGAARLTGRPGKVSLEVANQGRYESQSPEALLEEQLGWKLPVSNLAWWVRGLPAPESKSRLNLDADSRLASLEQDGWKVEYTAYTEQNGYWLPERIKLHGTDLDVTLVIKTWQPRKLGQ, via the coding sequence ATGCTTTTGCGCCACGTTATTGTTTTCAGCTTCATCGCCCTGCTCGCCGGCTGCTCGGGGTTCGGCACTCGCGAATCGGTCGAGGGCCACGGCAGCCCGGCCCAGTGGGCGGCGAATAAACAGCAACTGACCGGCCTCGATGGCTGGCAGATCGACGGCAAGATCGGCATCCGCGCGCCGAAAGATTCCGGCAGCGGCACGTTGTTCTGGCTGCAGCGTCAGGACTATTACGACATTCGTCTGTCCGGCCCGCTGGGTCGTGGTGCGGCACGGCTGACCGGGCGCCCGGGCAAGGTGTCGCTGGAAGTCGCCAATCAGGGCCGCTACGAATCGCAATCTCCTGAAGCCCTGCTCGAAGAACAGCTGGGCTGGAAACTGCCGGTGTCGAATCTGGCCTGGTGGGTACGCGGCCTGCCGGCCCCGGAAAGCAAAAGTCGCTTGAACCTGGACGCCGACAGCCGTCTGGCCAGCCTCGAGCAGGACGGCTGGAAAGTCGAATACACCGCCTACACCGAACAGAATGGTTACTGGCTGCCCGAGCGCATCAAGCTGCACGGCACCGACCTCGACGTGACGCTGGTGATCAAAACCTGGCAACCGCGCAAGTTGGGGCAATAA
- a CDS encoding tetratricopeptide repeat protein: MNRSSALLLAFVFLSGCQAMAPVAPDGTPPVEDTTPAPEKPKVYGSFSEETVFSLLSAELAGQRNRFDIALDNYVTQAINTQDPGVSERAFRIAEYLGADQPALDTALIWARNAPDDLEAQRAAAVQLARAGRYDDSMVYMEKVLQGKGDTHFDFLALSAADTDQETRNGLMKSFDRLLERHPNNNQLIFGKALLLQQDGDNQGALTLLEDNPPEDGEIAPILLRARLLQLLNRGDEALPLLQKSIRKYPEDKRLRLTYARMLVEQDRMDDAKAEFSTLVQQYPEDDELRYSLALVCLEAKAWDEAKGYLEDLIARESHVDSAHLNLGRIAEERNDPQGALIEYAQVGPGNDYLPAQLRQADILMSNGKTAEAQSKLAAERDEQPDYAIQLYLIESESLSANKQDDKAWKVLQQALQKYPDDLNLLYTRAMLAEKRNDLAQMEKDLRLIIKRDPDNAMALNALGYTLSDRTTRYAEAKTLIEQAHQINPEDPAVLDSLGWVNYRLGNLDDAEKYLRQALERFPDHEVAAHLGEVLWAKGNQREAKQVWGKFLKDQPDSTILRSTIKRLTGSENL, encoded by the coding sequence ATGAATAGATCTTCCGCGTTGCTCCTCGCTTTTGTCTTCCTCAGCGGCTGCCAGGCCATGGCGCCCGTTGCGCCGGACGGCACCCCACCGGTCGAAGACACCACGCCCGCGCCTGAAAAGCCCAAGGTTTACGGCTCGTTCAGCGAGGAAACCGTGTTCAGCCTGCTGAGCGCCGAACTCGCCGGCCAGCGCAATCGTTTCGACATTGCCCTGGATAACTACGTGACCCAGGCCATCAACACCCAGGATCCGGGCGTCTCCGAGCGGGCTTTCCGCATCGCCGAATATCTGGGCGCCGATCAACCGGCCCTCGACACCGCGCTGATCTGGGCGCGCAACGCTCCGGACGATCTCGAAGCGCAACGCGCCGCTGCCGTGCAACTGGCTCGCGCCGGGCGTTACGACGACTCCATGGTCTACATGGAGAAAGTCCTGCAGGGCAAGGGCGACACCCATTTCGACTTCCTCGCACTGTCGGCCGCCGACACCGATCAGGAAACCCGCAACGGTCTGATGAAAAGCTTCGACCGTTTGCTTGAGCGCCACCCGAACAACAATCAGCTGATTTTCGGCAAGGCTCTGCTGTTGCAGCAGGACGGCGACAATCAAGGCGCGCTGACTCTGCTCGAAGACAACCCACCGGAAGACGGCGAAATTGCACCGATCCTGCTGCGTGCGCGCCTGCTGCAATTGCTCAACCGTGGCGACGAAGCGCTGCCGCTGTTGCAGAAAAGCATCAGGAAATACCCGGAAGACAAGCGCCTGCGCCTGACTTACGCGCGCATGCTGGTCGAACAGGACCGCATGGACGACGCCAAGGCCGAATTCTCCACGCTCGTTCAGCAATACCCGGAAGACGACGAACTGCGTTATTCGCTGGCGCTGGTGTGCCTGGAAGCCAAGGCTTGGGATGAGGCCAAAGGTTATCTGGAAGACCTGATCGCTCGCGAAAGCCATGTCGATTCGGCGCATCTGAACCTCGGCCGGATTGCCGAAGAGCGCAACGACCCGCAAGGCGCGCTCATCGAGTACGCACAGGTCGGCCCGGGCAATGACTATCTGCCGGCACAGCTGCGTCAGGCCGATATCCTGATGAGCAACGGCAAGACCGCCGAAGCGCAAAGCAAGCTGGCGGCCGAGCGTGACGAGCAACCGGATTACGCGATCCAGCTGTATCTGATCGAATCGGAAAGCCTGTCGGCCAACAAACAAGACGACAAGGCCTGGAAGGTTCTGCAACAAGCGCTGCAGAAATACCCGGACGATCTCAATCTGCTTTACACCCGCGCCATGCTCGCGGAGAAACGCAATGATCTGGCGCAAATGGAGAAAGACCTGCGCCTGATCATCAAGCGCGACCCGGACAATGCCATGGCGCTGAATGCACTGGGCTACACCTTGTCCGATCGCACCACCCGCTACGCTGAAGCGAAAACGCTGATCGAGCAGGCGCACCAGATCAATCCGGAAGACCCGGCAGTTCTCGACAGCCTCGGCTGGGTGAACTATCGCCTGGGCAATCTGGACGACGCGGAGAAATACCTGCGCCAGGCGCTCGAGCGTTTCCCTGACCACGAAGTCGCTGCGCACCTTGGCGAAGTCCTCTGGGCCAAGGGCAATCAACGCGAAGCCAAACAAGTGTGGGGCAAGTTCCTCAAGGATCAGCCCGACAGCACCATTCTGCGCAGCACCATCAAGCGCCTGACCGGATCCGAGAATCTTTAA
- the hemA gene encoding glutamyl-tRNA reductase, with amino-acid sequence MAFLALGINHKTASVDVRERVAFTPEQLVEALQQLCRLTDSREAAILSTCNRSELYLEQDQLSADVVLRWLADYHHLSLDELRASAYVHEDDAAVRHMMRVASGLDSLVLGEPQILGQMKSAYAVAREAGTIGPLLGRLFQATFNAAKQVRTDTAIGENPVSVAFAAVSLAKQIFSDLQRSQALLIGAGETITLVARHLHELGVKRIVVANRTLERASQLAEQFGAHAVLLSDIPAELVRSDIVISSTASQLPILGKGAVESALKLRKHKPIFMVDIAVPRDIEPEVGELDDVYLYSVDDLHEVVAENLKSRQGAAQAAEEMVSVGADDFMVRLRELAAVDVLKAYRQQSERLRDEELQKALRLLANGGNAEDVLGQLARGLTNKLLHAPSVQLKKLSAEGRLDALAMAQELFALEGSPDSFSDKKPQ; translated from the coding sequence ATGGCCTTCCTTGCACTCGGTATTAACCACAAGACTGCTTCAGTAGACGTCCGCGAGCGCGTGGCCTTTACCCCTGAGCAGCTGGTGGAGGCCTTGCAGCAGCTCTGCCGACTGACCGACAGCCGCGAAGCCGCGATCCTCTCCACCTGCAATCGCAGCGAGCTTTATCTAGAACAGGATCAGCTCTCGGCCGATGTCGTGCTGCGCTGGCTGGCCGATTATCACCATCTGAGCCTCGACGAACTGCGCGCCAGCGCCTATGTGCATGAAGACGATGCGGCTGTTCGTCACATGATGCGCGTCGCTTCCGGGCTCGACTCGCTGGTGCTGGGCGAACCGCAGATTCTCGGCCAGATGAAATCGGCCTACGCCGTGGCCCGCGAGGCCGGCACCATCGGTCCGCTGCTGGGGCGGCTGTTTCAGGCGACGTTCAATGCCGCCAAGCAAGTGCGTACCGATACCGCGATCGGCGAGAACCCGGTGTCGGTGGCGTTTGCCGCAGTGAGCCTGGCGAAACAGATTTTCAGCGATCTGCAACGCAGCCAGGCGCTGCTGATCGGTGCCGGCGAGACGATTACGCTGGTCGCGCGCCATTTGCATGAGCTGGGGGTCAAGCGCATCGTTGTTGCCAACCGCACGCTGGAGCGCGCCAGTCAGTTGGCCGAGCAGTTCGGCGCTCATGCGGTGCTGCTCTCGGACATTCCGGCGGAGCTGGTGCGCAGCGATATCGTCATCAGTTCGACCGCCAGCCAGTTACCGATCTTGGGTAAGGGCGCGGTGGAAAGTGCGCTGAAGCTGCGCAAGCACAAGCCGATCTTCATGGTCGACATTGCGGTACCGCGCGATATCGAGCCGGAAGTCGGCGAGCTCGATGACGTTTACCTGTATAGCGTCGACGATCTCCACGAAGTGGTCGCCGAGAACCTCAAGAGCCGTCAGGGCGCTGCGCAAGCGGCGGAGGAAATGGTCTCGGTCGGCGCCGACGATTTCATGGTGCGCCTGCGCGAACTGGCGGCAGTCGATGTGCTCAAGGCCTATCGTCAACAGAGCGAACGCCTGCGAGACGAGGAATTGCAGAAGGCCCTGCGTCTGCTGGCCAACGGCGGCAACGCCGAAGACGTGCTCGGGCAACTGGCCCGTGGCCTGACCAACAAACTCTTGCATGCGCCCAGCGTGCAGTTGAAAAAGCTGTCTGCCGAAGGCCGCCTCGATGCGCTGGCCATGGCCCAGGAACTCTTTGCCCTTGAGGGCTCACCGGATAGTTTTTCGGATAAAAAACCGCAATGA
- the prfA gene encoding peptide chain release factor 1, translated as MKASLLNKLDILQDRFEELTALLGDGEVIADQAKFRAYSKEYAELEPVVAAYKKLLGVQSDLEGAQALLKDNDPDMREMAVEEVREAKELLVTLESDLQRMLLPKDPNDGRNVFLEIRAGTGGDEAAIFSGDLFRMYSRYAERRGWRVEILSENEGEHGGYKEVIARIEGDNVYGKLKFESGAHRVQRVPATESQGRIHTSACTVAVLPEPDEREAIEINPADLRVDTFRSSGAGGQHVNTTDSAIRITHIPTGTVVECQEERSQHKNRARAMAWLSAKLNDQQTAAAANAIASERKLLVGSGDRSERIRTYNYAQGRVTDHRVNLTLYSLDEILAGGVEAVIEPLLAEYQADQLAAIGE; from the coding sequence ATGAAAGCGTCACTGCTCAACAAGCTGGACATTCTCCAGGACCGTTTCGAGGAACTGACCGCGCTGCTTGGCGACGGTGAAGTCATTGCCGATCAGGCCAAATTTCGCGCCTACTCCAAGGAGTACGCCGAACTCGAGCCGGTAGTGGCCGCCTATAAAAAGCTGCTCGGCGTGCAAAGCGATCTTGAAGGCGCGCAGGCGCTGCTCAAGGACAACGACCCGGACATGCGCGAAATGGCCGTGGAAGAAGTTCGCGAAGCCAAGGAGTTGCTGGTCACGCTGGAATCCGATCTGCAGCGCATGCTGCTGCCTAAAGATCCGAATGACGGGCGCAACGTCTTCCTCGAAATTCGCGCCGGCACCGGTGGCGACGAGGCGGCGATCTTCTCCGGCGACCTGTTCCGCATGTACTCGCGTTATGCCGAGCGGCGTGGCTGGCGCGTCGAGATCCTCTCGGAAAACGAAGGCGAACACGGTGGCTATAAAGAAGTCATCGCGCGCATCGAAGGCGACAACGTTTACGGCAAGTTGAAATTCGAATCCGGCGCGCACCGCGTCCAGCGCGTCCCGGCGACAGAATCCCAGGGCCGGATCCACACGTCGGCCTGCACCGTGGCAGTGTTGCCCGAGCCGGACGAGCGTGAAGCCATCGAGATCAACCCGGCGGATTTGCGCGTCGACACGTTCCGCTCCTCTGGGGCCGGTGGTCAACACGTCAACACCACCGATTCGGCGATCCGCATTACCCACATACCGACCGGCACTGTCGTCGAGTGCCAGGAAGAACGTTCCCAGCACAAGAACCGTGCCCGGGCGATGGCGTGGTTGTCGGCCAAGCTCAACGATCAGCAAACCGCTGCGGCGGCCAATGCGATCGCCAGTGAGCGCAAATTGCTGGTCGGTTCCGGTGATCGTTCCGAGCGCATCCGCACTTACAACTACGCTCAGGGCCGGGTCACCGACCATCGCGTCAACCTGACCCTGTATTCGCTGGATGAAATTCTCGCCGGTGGCGTCGAGGCGGTGATCGAGCCGTTGCTGGCCGAATATCAGGCTGACCAACTCGCAGCGATAGGTGAATAA
- the prmC gene encoding peptide chain release factor N(5)-glutamine methyltransferase, with amino-acid sequence MTIIASLLRAAELPDSPTARLDAELLLAAALGKSRSFLHTWPERIVPSEAALTFAEYLQRRRSGEPVAYILGQQGFWKLDLEVAPHTLIPRPDTELLVEAALELLPATPAKVLDLGTGSGAIALALASERPAWKVTAVDRVLEAVALAERNRQRLHLNNATVLSSHWFSALAGQRFQLIISNPPYIAATDPHLVEGDVRFEPASALIAGEDGLDDLRLIVAQAPDHLEAGGWLMLEHGYDQAEAVRDLLLTRGFAEVHSRTDLGGHQRISLGRLPC; translated from the coding sequence ATGACCATCATCGCCAGCCTGTTGCGCGCTGCCGAGTTGCCGGACTCGCCGACTGCGCGTCTGGATGCTGAATTGCTCCTCGCCGCCGCATTGGGCAAGTCGCGCAGCTTCCTGCACACCTGGCCCGAGCGCATCGTGCCGAGCGAGGCTGCGCTGACCTTTGCCGAATATCTGCAACGGCGGCGTAGCGGTGAACCGGTGGCCTACATTCTCGGCCAGCAGGGCTTCTGGAAGCTGGATCTGGAAGTCGCGCCGCACACGCTGATTCCGCGCCCGGACACCGAATTGCTGGTGGAGGCAGCCCTTGAGCTGCTGCCGGCAACTCCGGCCAAGGTTCTTGATCTGGGCACCGGCAGTGGCGCGATTGCTTTGGCCTTGGCCAGCGAGCGCCCGGCGTGGAAAGTCACCGCTGTGGATCGCGTGCTCGAAGCCGTGGCCCTGGCCGAACGCAACCGCCAGCGTCTGCACCTGAACAACGCCACGGTGCTGAGCAGCCATTGGTTCAGCGCACTTGCAGGCCAGCGCTTTCAGCTGATCATCAGCAACCCGCCGTACATTGCCGCCACCGATCCGCATCTGGTCGAGGGCGATGTACGCTTCGAACCGGCCAGTGCGCTGATCGCCGGTGAAGATGGCCTCGACGATTTGCGCCTGATTGTTGCGCAGGCGCCGGATCATCTTGAAGCCGGCGGCTGGCTGATGCTAGAACACGGCTATGATCAGGCCGAAGCCGTGCGTGATCTGCTGCTCACTCGTGGCTTTGCAGAAGTCCACAGCCGCACCGATCTGGGCGGCCATCAACGCATCAGTCTGGGGCGCCTGCCGTGCTGA